The Pirellulales bacterium genome contains the following window.
TGCGTTACAAATCGGTGATCAACATTCTCTTTGAACTCGTGAAAGTAGCGGCGGCTCATGACAACTCGTCGTAGGCCGGCAACGTCAGAAACTCGACGAACTCGTCGTTCGCCACGATCTCGTCCATCAGCTCTGCGGCGCGCTCGTATTTGCCTTGCTCGAAGGCCGCGTCACCTACCGAGCCGCGGATCTTCTGCAACTCTTCGGCCAGCACCTGGCGGAACAGGTCGAGCGTGACCCGGCGGCCGTCGCTGAGCACCCCGCGCGGGTGGCGAATCCATTGCCAGATCTGCGTGCGGCAAATCTCGGCCGTGGCGGCGTCCTCCATCAGGTTGTAAATCGGCACGCAGCCTTGCCCGCGCAGCCACGATTCCAGGTACAACAGCCCCACGTTCACGTTCACCCGCAAACCGGCCTCGGTAATCGGGCCCGTGGGTACCTGCAGCAAATCGGCCGCCGTGACACGCACATCGTCGCGGCGGATGTGTACCTGGTTCGGCGTGGGCATGTGCTTGTCGAACACCTCAAGCGCCACGGCCACGAGCGCCGGATGGGCCACCCAAGTGCCGTCGTGCCCATCGGTCACTTCGCGCAGCTTGTCCTGGCGTACTTTTTCGAGCGCCGCTTCGTTGGCCGCGGTGTCCCCTTTGATCGGAATCTGCGCGGCCATTCCCCCCATCGCAAACGCGCCACGACGATGGCACGTCTTGATCAATAGTTGCGAATAGCTGCGCAGGAAGTGCGTGGCCATGGTCACCAGCGCCCGATCCGGCAGCACGTAATCGCCTCGGGCGCGGAACTTCTTGATGAAGCTGAAGATGTAGTCCCAGCGGCCGCAGTTGAGACCCACGCAATGGTCGCGCAGCTCCCACAGGATTTCGTCCATTTCGAAAGCGGCCAGAATCGTCTCGATCAGCACCGTAGCGCGGATCGTGCTGCGCGGCAGGCCGAGCTCTTCTTCCGCGGCCACGAACACCTCGTTCCACAGCCGGGCTTCGAGATGGTTTTCCATCTTCGGCAGATAGAAGTAGGGGCCGGAGCCTTTTTCGATCAACTGCGTCGCGTTGTGGTAGGCGAAAAGCGCGAAATCAAAGAGCGACGCCGAAACCGGCTGACCGTCGACCAACACGTGCTTCTCAACCAGGTGCCAGCCGCGCGGGCGGACCAGCAGCGTCGCCGTGTCACGATTCAGGCGGTACTCTTTCCCTTCCGGCGTCACTAGTTCGATCGTGCCGCGCACGGCGTCGCGCAGATTGATCTGGCCCTGGATCGTCGCTTCCCACGTCGGGGCGTGCGAATCCTCGAAATCGGCCATGTACATCCGCGCGCCCGAATTGAGGGCATTGATGACCATCTTGCGGTCGACAGGACCAGTGATCTCGACGCGACGGTCCTGCAAATCGGCGGGAACGTCCACGACCCGCCACTCGCTTTCGCGAATGCCGCGCGTCTGCGGAAGGAAATCCGGCACGTAGCCGGCGTCCAACCGCTCTTGCAACTGGCGGCGCCGGGCCAAGAGCTCGCGGCGGCGACCATTGAAGCGGCGGTGCAGCCGGGCCACGAATTCCAAAGCTTGCGGCGTCAGGATCTCGGCGAATGCGGGCGTTACGGGGGCCGTCACCAGGGCGGCCGCGAGGCGTGGGCGGGCGAGCATCATCGAACACATGGAACGTTCCCTTTGCGTTGGGGCGGCGGTGGCGCGGAAGTTCTCGAGGCGCGTGGTTCCGTCCACGCTTGACCTGCGGGACTGCCCGGAACGCGAACCATTCGCTGCCCCAAGCGGCCCACTTCTGTCACGATGGTACGGCGTGAGCTATTATTTGGGAAAGTAATTGTGTCAATAGATTGAATTGTTACAATCAATCAAATACTGATCATTAACCCTTTCAATGATCTGCGGAGTCTTGCTCCCATGCCCAGCCGACGCCTGACGCACGCCTACAAGGGAAGCCGTTTGCCGCAGCTGCGCAGCTTCTGTTTCGCGGCACAAGCCGGTAGCGTTTCCAAGGCGGCCGAGCGGATGTTTCTCAGCCAGCCG
Protein-coding sequences here:
- the aceB gene encoding malate synthase A, encoding MCSMMLARPRLAAALVTAPVTPAFAEILTPQALEFVARLHRRFNGRRRELLARRRQLQERLDAGYVPDFLPQTRGIRESEWRVVDVPADLQDRRVEITGPVDRKMVINALNSGARMYMADFEDSHAPTWEATIQGQINLRDAVRGTIELVTPEGKEYRLNRDTATLLVRPRGWHLVEKHVLVDGQPVSASLFDFALFAYHNATQLIEKGSGPYFYLPKMENHLEARLWNEVFVAAEEELGLPRSTIRATVLIETILAAFEMDEILWELRDHCVGLNCGRWDYIFSFIKKFRARGDYVLPDRALVTMATHFLRSYSQLLIKTCHRRGAFAMGGMAAQIPIKGDTAANEAALEKVRQDKLREVTDGHDGTWVAHPALVAVALEVFDKHMPTPNQVHIRRDDVRVTAADLLQVPTGPITEAGLRVNVNVGLLYLESWLRGQGCVPIYNLMEDAATAEICRTQIWQWIRHPRGVLSDGRRVTLDLFRQVLAEELQKIRGSVGDAAFEQGKYERAAELMDEIVANDEFVEFLTLPAYDELS